TTCATCCCGGCGATGCCGCGCAGGAGCCGCGCCGGCAGCGCCGCCGCCGCATCCTGGACCCACCAGGCGCCCTCGGCGAAGCCGGGCAGGTTCTCGACGACACCGGCGTCCTGCAGGCGAAGGCTGCCGTTGGGCAGGAGACGAGCCCCGAGACGCTCGGCCCAGAGCGACTGCTCGGCCGGGTGCTTCACGGTCAGGTCCAAGGGCGGCTCGCGCAGATGCTGGACAGCGACCGCGCGCGCCGTTTCCTCGCCATAGGCTGCGTTCCAGCCCTGCCACAGCCAATCCGGCAGGTTGGTCGGAATCTCCGGGGCGGTCTCGAGAAGGGCGGGACCCTCCTGCGCCACCCGGCGCAGGACCGCATTGACCAGGCCGCGATAGGCGCCGGCGGCCCGCGGCAGGGCATCGATGGTTTCGGTCACGGCCGCATGGGCCGGCGTCTCCAGGAACAGCAGCTGGCAGACGCCGAGGCGCAGGGCGCCTTCCGCGGCACTGGCCTTGGGCGTCAGCGGCTTGTCGAGGCATTGCGCCAGGATCGCGTCGATCTGGCCGAGACGGCGGAGCGTGGTCGCCACCAGCAGGCGGACGAAGGCGCGGTCGCGCGGGGAAAGGCCGGGCCAGGTCGAATGGGCGGCCAGGCTCTCGTCGAAGGGGCGGTGGCGGCGCAAGACCGAGTGGAGCAGATCAAGCGCCACGCGCCGGGCGGAGAGGTTCGGGCCCCGGACCTGGGCGGCGCTGCCGCGCGCGGCCGCCGCCCGCGGTTTCGCGGCGGGCCTCTCCTTATCGATGTGCGGGTCTCTGGGCATTAACCTTTACAGTGCCGAAAGCTGACCAGGACGTCAGCCCTGCAATGCGGAAAGGTCCCGCGACAAATCGGCCGGTTGCTCACCCCCAGGGTCCGCGCGAGCCGGGTGGCACCGAGCCGGCTGAAGGGACGGAGCCGCGACCGCTGCGGCGGGGCTCGTCGGGCGTGGCCATGGCCGCCGCGGCCCAGGGTCCGGCGGCGCCACGCGGCGCCGGATCGATGTCCGAGGCATCGTTGCCCATGCGCTGCGCCATTTCCTGAAGCCGCGCGATGCGGTTCTCCAGGCTGGGATGGGTCGCGAACAGATTGTCCACCGCCTTCATATGCAGGGGATTGACGATGAAGAGCGGCGC
The nucleotide sequence above comes from Hypericibacter terrae. Encoded proteins:
- a CDS encoding RsmB/NOP family class I SAM-dependent RNA methyltransferase; protein product: MALDLLHSVLRRHRPFDESLAAHSTWPGLSPRDRAFVRLLVATTLRRLGQIDAILAQCLDKPLTPKASAAEGALRLGVCQLLFLETPAHAAVTETIDALPRAAGAYRGLVNAVLRRVAQEGPALLETAPEIPTNLPDWLWQGWNAAYGEETARAVAVQHLREPPLDLTVKHPAEQSLWAERLGARLLPNGSLRLQDAGVVENLPGFAEGAWWVQDAAAALPARLLRGIAGMKVLDLCAAPGGKTLQLAAAGAQVTAIDRSADRLARVSQNLARTGLTATCIAVDAFNWRPPEPVDAVLLDAPCSATGTIRRHPDLPWIKRPAELAELPLLQRRLLNAAIQMTRPGGVIVYAVCSLEPAEGEDLIARAIEEAAPIERIRIGEGADELAELGAPPESITRAGALRTLPCHWSDQGGMDGFYAVRLRRR